TGGCGGTGCTGGGCAGCATCGGCATGTGGTGGGTGTACTTCGACAGCGGCGCCGAGCGCGCGCATCACCGCATCGCGCATTCGAGCGATCCCGGGCGCCAGGCGCGCATCGCCTACACCTACCTGCACGTGCTGATTGTTGCCGGGGTGATTGTCAGTGCGGTGGCCGACGAACTGGTGCTGGTGCATCCGGATCACGCCAGTGACGCCGGGATCCTGGTGATCGTGGGCGGGCCATGGCTGTTTCTGTTGGGCAATGCGCTGTTCAAGTGGGTCATGTCCGACCGACCGCTGCCGCCGTTGTCGCATCTGGCGGGGCTGGTGTTGCTCATGCTGGCGCTGCCATTGGCGTTGAATCACTGGTTTTCGGCGCTGGTGCTCGGGGCGCTGACCACGGCGATCGTGGTGCTGGTGGCGCTGTGGGAAAGCCTGGCATTGCGTCAGGCGTCGGCCTCGATAACCTCGGAAAAAGCCGCAGGAGAGTAGGGCAGCGCTGTGGTATATGTACGACCTTTCTGCCGACTGACTGGAGCACCCCATGCCACACCTGCACATGGAATACACCGCCAACCTGCCGCAGTTGAACGCTGATGTGGCGTTGATCCGGCTCAACAACGCCCTGGTGGGTTCCGGTCAGTTCGCTGCGGAGTTCGATATCAAGAGCCGGGCGGTGAAGGTCGAGACCTTCAAGGTCGGTACCGGCATGGGTGAGCGTGCTTTCATCCATGTGAAACTGGCGCTGCTCAGTGGTCGCTCGCCGCAGATCAAGAAGCAGCTCTCGGATAGCCTGCTGGCGGTGTTGCAGGATCTGTGCGAGTGGCCGGCCGGAGTTGAAGTGCAGTTGTGTGTGGAGTTGCTCGATATCGACCGCGATTCCTACACCAAGACCGCCATCGGCATGTAGGACTCAGGCCGTTTCCAGCTCACTGCACACCTTGATCACCTGCTCGCGCAGCCAGACGTTGGCGCTGTCCTGATCGGCGTTCTGGCTCCATTGCATGTCGAGGGTGAACCCCGGCAGGCCGTTCGGCGCCTCGCAGTGATTGAACACCGCGTCGTTGGTCAGCAGGCGCTG
The Pseudomonas fluorescens genome window above contains:
- a CDS encoding 5-carboxymethyl-2-hydroxymuconate Delta-isomerase; translation: MPHLHMEYTANLPQLNADVALIRLNNALVGSGQFAAEFDIKSRAVKVETFKVGTGMGERAFIHVKLALLSGRSPQIKKQLSDSLLAVLQDLCEWPAGVEVQLCVELLDIDRDSYTKTAIGM